The Opitutaceae bacterium DNA segment GGACGCGGCAAGGGCACCTTTACGAACGGTTACAAGGGAGGTGTGAAGTTCTGCAAGACGAAGGAGGAGGCGAAGGAAGTCGCCGGGAAGATGCTCGGCAACACCCTCGTCACCGCCCAGACCGGCGCCGCAGGCCGCAAGGTGCAGACGATCTATTTCACCGTGGCGAGCGACATCAAAAAAGAGTACTACCTCGCGGTGCTCCTCGATCGTGCCACCTCCCGGCCCGTGATCGTGGCCTCCACCGAAGGTGGTGTCGAGATCGAGAAGGTCGCACACGAGACCCCGGAGAAGATTTTTAAGGTGTTCATCGATCCCGCCTACGGCCTCGCCGACTACCAGGTCCGCGAGCTGTGCTTCAAACTTGGCCTCAATGCCGCCGAGCAGAAGAACGCCGCCAAGTTGGTCCGCAACCTCTACGCGATGTTCTGGGAAACCGATGCGTCGATGATCGAGATCAATCCGCTGATCACCACCCCGGGCGACGAGGTACTCGCGCTCGACGCCAAGGTCTCGTTCGATGACAACGCACTCTACCGCCACGCGGAAATCGTGGCCCTGCGCGACCTCAACGAGGAGGATCCCAAGGAAATCGAGGCTTCCAAATTCTCGCTCAGCTACATCGCCCTGGACGGCAACATCGCATGCCTCGTCAACGGCGCCGGCCTCGCGATGAGCACGATGGACATCATCAAACACTTCGGCGGCAACCCGGCCAACTTCCTGGACGTGGGCGGCGGCGCCTCAAAGGACCAGGTCGTGGCCGCATTCAAAATCATCCTCACTGACCCGAACGTGAAGGGGATCTTCGTCAACATTTTCGGTGGCATCATGGACTGCAACATCATCGCCACCGGCATCGTCGATGCCGTCAAGGAAGTCGGACTCAAGCTCCCGCTGGTGGTCCGCCTCGAGGGCAATAACGTCGCAGCAGGCAAGGCAACGCTCGCAGCCTCCGGGCTCACGATTGTGTCCGGAGACACAATGGCCGATGCCGCACAAAAGATCGTCAAGCTCGTCGCCTAACGCACCACTCCCATGAGCATTCTTGTCAATTCCAACACCAAGATCATCGTGCAAGGAATCACCGGCGCGTTTGGCGCCCGCCATGCACAGCTCTCCCTCGATTACGGGACTCAGGTCGTCGCAGGCGTGACACCCGGCAAGGGCGGTCAGTTCTTCGAGCACGCCGGCAAACGCGTTCCGATTTTCAACAGCGTCGCTGATGCCGTCGCCGCCACAGGCGCGAC contains these protein-coding regions:
- the sucC gene encoding ADP-forming succinate--CoA ligase subunit beta is translated as MNIHEYQAKALFEKFGIAVPKGAPAKSAEDFDAALAQLPAGPTMVKSQIHAGGRGKGTFTNGYKGGVKFCKTKEEAKEVAGKMLGNTLVTAQTGAAGRKVQTIYFTVASDIKKEYYLAVLLDRATSRPVIVASTEGGVEIEKVAHETPEKIFKVFIDPAYGLADYQVRELCFKLGLNAAEQKNAAKLVRNLYAMFWETDASMIEINPLITTPGDEVLALDAKVSFDDNALYRHAEIVALRDLNEEDPKEIEASKFSLSYIALDGNIACLVNGAGLAMSTMDIIKHFGGNPANFLDVGGGASKDQVVAAFKIILTDPNVKGIFVNIFGGIMDCNIIATGIVDAVKEVGLKLPLVVRLEGNNVAAGKATLAASGLTIVSGDTMADAAQKIVKLVA